CATCGTAATCATAGACCAAGTTTCTAAAATCTACATCAAAACACATTTTGGTATCAATAGCGAAGCCTTTGATATTTTTGATTGGTTTAAAATCGTGTTTGTGGAGAATCCTGGTATGGCATATGGCATGAACTGGGGCGGCCCACTCGGCAAGTCTCTTTTAGCGATTTTGCGCTGGGTAATGTGCGGGGCCATCGTTTGGGCAGTGACTATAGGACCGTGGAAAAAATACATGAAAAATAATTATTTCATCATTCCCATGTCGCTTATTTTGGCAGGCGCACTGGGCAATGTAATCGATAGCACTTTTTATGGCATAATGTTCGATTCAGGCACCACTTGGAACAGCGAATTGCATCAATGGAACCGCTGGTACCCTGGCGTTTCTCAATTAAATTTCGAAGGCTACGCCCCTCTATTCCAAGGTTGCGTGGTGGATATGCTGTATTTCCCTTTGTTTAATTACAATATCCCAGAGTCAATTCCAATCATTGGAGGAGCCAAAGGTGTTTTCTTCTCACCCGTGTTTAATGTAGCAGATAGTGCTATTTCTGTGGGCGGTGCTTTGCTTTTGATTTTCCAGAAAAAAGCATTTCATTAATTATTTATAAGATATAAAAACACAAAAGCTTTCTCCGCGGAGAAAGCTTTTATCGTTAATAACCAAATACATTTAATCCACATTATACTCCAATCGGATAGTGACGCTCGCTTCTTTTTCTTTGGAAGTTGTATTAAATGTTCCACCGTATGAGAAATCTTCGTCAGAGTTTGGTGCTGTAATTTGGATCACTCCCATAGACGCCTTTTTAAGTTTCCCAAGTTTGCTACCTGCATTATTTGCGATTTTTTCTGCACGCTCCTTAGCATCCTTGGTCGCATTGGCAATCATATCTTGTTTTACTTCAGCTAATTTGGTATAAAAATATTTAGGCGAAGACGATGTAAATTCAATTCCTTGATTAATGATTTCAGTGATGTCTCTTGACAAATTTTCAATTTTAGACACCTCATGGCTTTCAATCGAAACGCTTTGAGTCAATTCATAACCAGAAAACACTCGACGAGACGAACCATCTTTATTAGTTTCGTAATTGTAATCTTTCTCGATATCCACAGCCGAAAATACAATTTCTTCAGGTTTTACACCTTTGGAGGTCAAATAGTTGTTAATGACTTCCCTGTCGTTTGCCAAGGCATCATAGACTTCTTTTAAGTTAATGCCCGTGGTAGAAAATTTACCCGACCATGTGATTAAATCGGAGGTAAACTGCTTCGTTCCTAGTCCTGTAACAGAAATTGTGTTTTGTTTTTCGTTTCTGTTTTTTAGCGATACGCCAAAGACCCATGTTGCAATAATCAACCCAAGCACGGCGATGATTACTGAAATAACTAATTTACTTTTCATGACATTTTTTAAGATATTTAAATAATTGAGTTTAAATGTTAAAAACAATAATTAATAAAATACAACATTTAGACCAAAATCGTTT
This Ornithobacterium rhinotracheale DNA region includes the following protein-coding sequences:
- a CDS encoding lipoprotein signal peptidase, with the protein product MKKFALIAIIIVIIDQVSKIYIKTHFGINSEAFDIFDWFKIVFVENPGMAYGMNWGGPLGKSLLAILRWVMCGAIVWAVTIGPWKKYMKNNYFIIPMSLILAGALGNVIDSTFYGIMFDSGTTWNSELHQWNRWYPGVSQLNFEGYAPLFQGCVVDMLYFPLFNYNIPESIPIIGGAKGVFFSPVFNVADSAISVGGALLLIFQKKAFH
- a CDS encoding SIMPL domain-containing protein produces the protein MKSKLVISVIIAVLGLIIATWVFGVSLKNRNEKQNTISVTGLGTKQFTSDLITWSGKFSTTGINLKEVYDALANDREVINNYLTSKGVKPEEIVFSAVDIEKDYNYETNKDGSSRRVFSGYELTQSVSIESHEVSKIENLSRDITEIINQGIEFTSSSPKYFYTKLAEVKQDMIANATKDAKERAEKIANNAGSKLGKLKKASMGVIQITAPNSDEDFSYGGTFNTTSKEKEASVTIRLEYNVD